In Gossypium arboreum isolate Shixiya-1 chromosome 5, ASM2569848v2, whole genome shotgun sequence, a single genomic region encodes these proteins:
- the LOC128292694 gene encoding uncharacterized protein LOC128292694: MEGANFAVLVEKAKITEDVKCAERQNREKDKGRNKRVWEPSGTTMGPKKKARFDGPAKVGVPVSTIGLQPCANYGKRHQGECWKRLGACLRCGSIEHRIRDCPRSPDQMKALGMGTVQPQRGFQQPPRGQARGRNGMGRGCEASGRGAGHNEERQSALVYAASCTVSETVGVMFENTMSKVTVLSLLGQPVRVNKLFKEVPLEIQGRIFLADLIELPFREFDLILGMDWLDKHQANLDCAAKQLVLKTAEGDGIVVIGEHRNYLSNVISKFRAEKLVRKGYEAYLAYFSASGSEASAVKDIRKVRDFLDVFPDELPGLPPNCEVEFGIELLSSTALVSIAPYRMGIIDGLLSCFR, translated from the exons ATGGAGGGAGCGAATTTTGCTGTAttagtagagaaggctaagatcaCCGAGGATGTGAAGTGCGCTGAGCGCCAGAATCGTGAAAAGGATAAAGGAAGGAACAAGAGGGTTTGGGAGCCTTCAGGTACAACTATGGGGCCTAAGAAGAAGGCCAGATTTGATGGGCCAGCCAAAGTTGGGGTCCCTGTTTCTACTATTGGCCTGCAGCCTTGTGCTAATTATGGAAaacgccatcagggcgagtgctgGAAGAGGTTAGGGGCATGTTTAAGGTGTGGATCTATAGAGCACCGTATCAGAGACTGTCCAAGAAGTCCTGATCAGATGAAAGCTCTAGGTATGGGTACTGTTCAGCCGCAGAGAGGTtttcagcagccaccgagaggtcAGGCCAGAGGTAGAAATGGTATGGGCCGTGGTTGTGAAGCATCGGGCAGAGGTGCTGGGCATAATGAGGAGAGGCAGTCggcactggtttatgctgcat CTTGCACTGTGTCTGAGACTGTGGGTGTGATGTTTGAAAACACTATGAGTAAGGTTACTGTGTTAAGTCTATTAGGGCAACCTGTGAGAGTGAATAAACTGTTTAAGGAGGTACCTTTGGAGATTCAAGGAAGGATCTTTTTGGCAGATTTAATAGAACTCCCTTTTAGGGAGTTTGACTtgatactgggtatggattggctagatAAGCATCAGGCGAATTTAGATTGTGCCGCTAAGCAGTTAGTACTGAAAACTGCAGAGGGTGATGGGATAGTTGTGATTGGGGAGCATCGAAACTATCTCTCAAATGTCATTTCTAAATTTAGAGCtgagaagttggttcgtaagggttacGAGGCGTATCTAGCCTACTTCAGTGCTTCTGGTTCTGAGGCTTCGGCTGTTAAAGATATCAGAAAAGTTAGGGATTTTTTGGATGTCTTTCCTGATGAACTACCAGGGTTACCTCCTaactgtgaagttgagtttgggatagagCTCTTGTCGAGTACAGCTCTGGTGTCTattgccccttatagaatg ggCATTATAGACGGTTTATTGAGCTGTTTTCGTTGA